In one window of Chryseobacterium viscerum DNA:
- a CDS encoding glycerophosphodiester phosphodiesterase family protein, with amino-acid sequence MKNAFFTGIFLVFTQLYVSQSFDKQAHRGGKSLYPENTIPAMKNALKMNITTLEMDLAITKDKKVILSHDAFLSPELVTKPDGTYIPKDSGFYYKIYEMPYAKIKTFDVGLKKLNNYPDQKKMKAQKPLFSEVIDACEAYARELKRPLPFYNIETKTRPFSDNIFHPEPKEFVDLMMKIIVEKKIQDRVIIQSFDPRTLEILHKEYPKIMTALLVEKVDDKKRTQQQSYFKNIPVEKFKMYPDHLNGVAGDMKFLSFTPSIYSPEHNLVTPQLVKECHLLGMKVIPWTVNNKERLKELMDMGIDGVISDDPRIFE; translated from the coding sequence ATGAAAAACGCATTTTTCACCGGTATTTTTCTGGTATTTACCCAACTTTACGTTTCACAATCTTTTGATAAACAGGCACACCGCGGAGGAAAATCTCTTTACCCGGAAAATACCATCCCGGCAATGAAGAATGCCTTAAAAATGAATATAACAACACTGGAAATGGATCTTGCTATCACTAAGGACAAAAAAGTGATTCTTTCCCATGATGCTTTCCTTTCTCCGGAATTGGTTACAAAGCCGGATGGAACCTATATTCCAAAAGATTCTGGTTTTTATTATAAGATTTATGAAATGCCTTATGCAAAAATTAAAACATTTGATGTAGGCCTTAAAAAGCTTAATAACTATCCTGATCAAAAGAAAATGAAGGCTCAGAAACCTCTCTTTTCAGAGGTTATAGATGCATGTGAAGCTTATGCCCGTGAACTAAAGAGACCATTGCCCTTTTATAATATAGAAACCAAGACGCGTCCTTTCTCTGATAATATATTTCATCCGGAACCGAAAGAATTTGTTGATCTGATGATGAAGATTATTGTAGAAAAGAAGATCCAGGATAGAGTGATTATTCAGTCTTTTGATCCCAGAACCCTGGAAATCCTTCACAAAGAATATCCTAAAATCATGACCGCTTTACTGGTAGAAAAAGTGGATGATAAAAAACGGACTCAGCAGCAGTCTTATTTTAAAAATATTCCTGTGGAAAAATTCAAAATGTATCCTGATCATTTGAATGGAGTAGCCGGAGATATGAAGTTCCTGAGTTTTACCCCTTCTATTTACAGTCCTGAGCATAATCTTGTAACACCCCAATTGGTAAAGGAATGCCATTTATTAGGGATGAAAGTAATTCCATGGACCGTAAATAACAAAGAAAGATTGAAGGAATTAATGGATATGGGAATTGACGGAGTAATCAGTGATGATCCGAGAATATTTGAATAA